Proteins from a genomic interval of Rhodococcus rhodochrous:
- a CDS encoding ABC transporter ATP-binding protein, whose translation MSAVTVTSVHKAYGDRAVIDGIDCSVEPGEFVSLIGPSGCGKSTLFSIVAGLEQPDTGEVLVGDSPAAPGGVALMPQKDLLFPWRTVLDNCTLGLEVQGVQRSDARARARELLPTFGLAGFEDAAPHQLSGGMRQRASLARTVLQGRDVLLLDEPFGALDSLTRTEMQLWLQQVWQQHRWTVLMVTHDVREAVLLSDRVVVLGPRPTRVQHEVRVHLPRPRTLEMCASSEFVALEQELVDVLHRSRHGDQRRMPSG comes from the coding sequence ATGAGTGCGGTGACGGTGACCTCGGTCCACAAGGCGTACGGCGACCGGGCGGTGATCGACGGCATCGACTGTTCCGTCGAACCCGGTGAATTCGTGTCCCTCATCGGGCCGAGCGGGTGCGGCAAGTCGACGCTGTTCTCGATCGTCGCGGGGCTCGAACAACCCGACACCGGAGAGGTTCTCGTCGGCGACTCCCCCGCAGCACCCGGGGGGGTCGCGCTGATGCCGCAGAAGGATCTGCTGTTCCCTTGGCGGACGGTGCTCGACAACTGCACACTCGGACTCGAGGTGCAGGGTGTACAGCGATCCGACGCTCGCGCCCGCGCCCGCGAACTGCTGCCGACCTTCGGCCTGGCCGGCTTCGAGGACGCTGCGCCGCACCAACTGTCGGGCGGTATGCGTCAACGCGCGTCGCTCGCACGCACGGTGCTGCAGGGACGCGACGTGCTCCTGCTCGACGAGCCGTTCGGCGCACTGGATTCGCTGACCCGCACCGAGATGCAATTGTGGTTGCAGCAGGTGTGGCAGCAGCATCGCTGGACGGTGCTGATGGTGACGCACGACGTCCGCGAGGCGGTGTTGCTGTCCGATCGGGTCGTCGTCCTCGGTCCGCGACCGACGCGGGTGCAGCACGAGGTGCGTGTGCACCTGCCTCGACCTCGAACCCTGGAGATGTGCGCGTCGAGCGAGTTCGTGGCGCTCGAGCAGGAACTGGTAGACGTCCTGCACCGGTCACGTCACGGGGATCAGCGGAGGATGCCCTCGGGATAG
- a CDS encoding ABC transporter permease, with translation MTTSKSDSTGRARRLLPALLVAGALVAIWQTYVVVSGIRPQVLPSPARVLTQGWAHRVDIAGHAWSTLQVTLVGFAVSLALAWTLAIAVDFSPWLRRAFVPLFVVSQTLPIIALAPLMIIWFGFGLLPKILVIALVTFFPVAIGLLEGFAAADREAGALLRSMGASRWQQFRYVRLPSALPRFFTALRIGITYAVVGAVFAEYVGATSGLGIYMSTQKNSFRTDLVLATVVVTAVLSLTLYSLTYVVERVVAPWALTKGAK, from the coding sequence ATGACTACCTCGAAGTCCGATAGCACCGGCCGCGCACGTCGACTCCTTCCCGCCCTGCTCGTCGCCGGGGCGCTGGTCGCGATCTGGCAGACGTACGTCGTGGTGAGCGGTATCCGCCCGCAGGTGTTGCCCTCCCCCGCACGCGTTCTCACGCAGGGGTGGGCGCATCGCGTCGACATCGCCGGGCACGCCTGGTCCACACTGCAGGTCACGCTCGTCGGGTTCGCCGTGTCGCTGGCCCTCGCGTGGACCCTCGCGATCGCCGTGGACTTCTCGCCGTGGCTGCGACGGGCCTTCGTGCCGCTGTTCGTGGTGTCGCAGACCCTGCCGATCATCGCGCTCGCACCCTTGATGATCATCTGGTTCGGATTCGGACTACTGCCGAAGATTCTCGTCATCGCGCTCGTGACGTTCTTCCCCGTCGCGATCGGACTGCTCGAAGGGTTCGCGGCGGCCGACCGCGAGGCGGGCGCGTTGCTGCGCAGCATGGGCGCGTCGCGGTGGCAGCAGTTCCGTTACGTGCGCCTGCCGTCCGCGCTTCCCCGCTTCTTCACCGCCCTGCGGATCGGGATCACCTACGCCGTAGTGGGGGCGGTGTTCGCCGAATACGTCGGCGCGACATCCGGTCTGGGCATTTACATGAGCACACAGAAGAATTCGTTCCGCACCGATCTCGTGCTCGCAACCGTGGTGGTGACGGCCGTTCTGTCGCTCACGTTGTACTCGCTGACCTACGTCGTCGAACGGGTGGTCGCGCCGTGGGCACTCACGAAGGGGGCGAAATGA